From Microcaecilia unicolor chromosome 11, aMicUni1.1, whole genome shotgun sequence, the proteins below share one genomic window:
- the LOC115480735 gene encoding histone H1-like translates to MAETAPAAAAASPPAPGAAKKPAGGARKSSGPSVSELIVKAVSASKERSGMSLAALKKALAASGYDVEKNNSRLKLAVKSLVNKGSLLQIKGSGASGSFKLNKKQPEGTKKSAPKSKKPAVKKPKKAASAGVKKSPKRAKKPSAAATKKVAKSPQKPKAVKPKKVAKSPAKKAKPLKAKVKKSPAKAAKAKKAAKGAPKKK, encoded by the coding sequence ATGGCAGAAACCGCTCCAGCAGCAGCCGCTGCATCTCCTCCGGCTCCAGGCGCGGCCAAGAAGCCGGCGGGAGGAGCGCGCAAGTCATCAGGCCCCAGCGTCTCCGAGCTGATCGTGAAAGCCGTGTCAGCTTCAAAGGAGCGCAGCGGCATGTCCCTGGCTGCCCTGAAGAAGGCTCTGGCGGCGTCGGGCTACGACGTGGAGAAGAACAATAGTCGCTTGAAGCTGGCCGTCAAGAGCCTGGTGAACAAGGGCAGCCTCCTGCAGATCAAGGGCAGCGGAGCTTCAGGCTCCTTCAAACTGAACAAGAAGCAGCCGGAGGGCACGAAGAAGAGCGCTCCCAAAAGCAAGAAACCGGCCGTGAAGAAGCCGAAAAAGGCGGCATCGGCGGGAGTGAAAAAGAGTCCGAAGAGAGCCAAGAAACCGTCAGCAGCCGCTACCAAGAAAGTAGCCAAGAGCCCCCAAAAGCCCAAAGCGGTTAAACCCAAGAAAGTGGCTAAGAGCCCGGCTAAAAAAGCTAAACCCTTGAAAGCGAAGGTGAAGAAAAGCCCAGCAAAGGCTGCCAAAGCCAAAAAGGCCGCAAAGGGGGCCCCTAAGAAAAAGTAA
- the LOC115480968 gene encoding histone H4-like, which yields MSGRGKGGNVLGRGGAKRHRKVLRDNIQGITKPTIRRLARLGGVKRISGLIYEETRGVLKVFLENVIRDAVTYTEHAKRKTVTAMDVVYALKRQGRTLYGFGG from the coding sequence ATGTCTGGTCGTGGTAAAGGCGGAAACGTTTTGGGCAGAGGGGGCGCCAAGCGGCACAGGAAAGTGCTACGCGATAACATCCAGGGAATAACAAAGCCCACTATCCGGCGCCTGGCTCGCCTAGGCGGAGTCAAGCGTATCTCCGGTCTCATCTATGAAGAGACTCGCGGGGTGCTGAAGGTTTTCTTAGAGAATGTTATTCGAGACGCCGTCACCTACACTGAGCACGCCAAGAGAAAGACTGTAACAGCTATGGACGTAGTGTATGCCTTAAAGCGCCAGGGCCGTACTCTGTATGGCTTCGGAGGCTGA
- the LOC115479986 gene encoding histone H2B type 2-E, whose translation MPEPAKSAPAPKKGSKKAVSKTQKKDGKKRKRSRKESYAIYVYKVLKQVHPDTGISSKAMNIMNSFVNDIFERIAGEASRLAHYNKRSTITSREIQTAVRLLLPGELAKHAVSEGTKAVTKYTSSK comes from the coding sequence ATGCCTGAACCAGCCAAATCTGCTCCCGCGCCCAAGAAGGGCTCTAAGAAAGCCGTGAGCAAGACCCAGAAAAAGGACGGCAAAAAacgcaagagaagcaggaaggagaGCTACGCTATCTACGTGTATAAAGTGCTGAAGCAGGTTCATCCCGACACCGGCATTTCGTCCAAAGCCATGAACATCATGAATTCCTTCGTGAATGATATCTTTGAGCGCATCGCTGGAGAAGCTTCTCGCCTCGCTCACTATAACAAGCGCTCTACCATCACTTCCAGGGAAATCCAGACCGCAGTGCGTCTGCTGCTGCCCGGTGAGCTGGCCAAGCACGCCGTGTCCGAGGGCACCAAAGCTGTCACCAAGTACACCAGCTCCAAGTAA
- the LOC115480784 gene encoding histone H2A type 1-E-like, with the protein MSGRGKQGGKARAKPKTRSSRAGLQFPVGRVHRLLRKGNYAERVGAGAPVYLAAVLEYLTAEILELAGNAARDNKKTRIIPRHLQLAIRNDEELNKLLGRVTIAQGGVLPNIQAVLLPKKTESHKVAKSK; encoded by the coding sequence ATGTCTGGACGTGGTAAGCAAGGAGGCAAAGCGCGGGCTAAACCTAAGACTCGCTCATCCCGGGCGGGGTTGCAGTTCCCTGTGGGACGTGTGCACAGGTTATTGCGCAAGGGGAATTACGCTGAGCGGGTGGGTGCCGGCGCCCCAGTTTATCTGGCTGCAGTGCTAGAATATCTGACCGCCGAGATCCTGGAGCTAGCGGGCAATGCCGCGCGAGATAACAAGAAGACCCGCATCATCCCCAGGCACTTACAGCTGGCCATCCGTAACGACGAAGAGCTGAACAAACTGCTGGGGAGAGTCACCATTGCCCAGGGTGGCGTTCTGCCTAACATTCAGGCGGTGCTACTGCCTAAGAAAACCGAGAGCCACAAGGTGGCCAAGAGCAAATAA